The Ananas comosus cultivar F153 linkage group 4, ASM154086v1, whole genome shotgun sequence region AAGATCGAGTTGCCCTACTTGGTCTTTTTCAAGATTTCTGTGGATCAGGTTCCCTTCGGCTGGTTTTATTCTTAATAGAGGATCCGGATTCTTTCCTGTTGTCGAAAGAGTTTCTAATATGCATTCATGCATATTGCATGAATGCATATTGGTGCGTTTGGGGCTGGCCGAGTAATAATAAATGGAATGTACAAATAGCGCAGGATTAAatcccgacccgacccgacccgacccgaacgGCATGCCACCCAAACCCACTAATGAGTAATGAGGAGGAGACCCAAAACCGAAACATGGGAAGAAGCAAGGGACTCTCATGTGCAGAAGAAACCAACGAAAAAGGATACCAGCGAGAAGCAAGCTTTACTCTCTGATCACCGCTACCAGTTTTAATGCCATCATTGCGCCTCGCTCACCACCCAACCCCTGCCGCTCACCGCTTGCCTCGTCTCCtctcttctgctgctgctgctgctgctgcttctgcttctgcttctgcttctgccgtcgtagcagcagcagcatcgtCGTCCACCTCAACACCCCACCTCTCCTCCGTGGACTCCTCCCACCTCCTACGCTCGTGCAGAAGCCTCCGCTCTCTCCTCCAACTCCACGCCCGCCTCGTCGTTCGCGGCGCCATCTCCGCCGACTCCGTCCGCACCCTTCTCCTCAACGCCTACTCCTCCTTCCGCCGACCCGACTCCGCTCTCGCCGTCTTCAACTCCTCCCCCGACCCCGACGCCGTCTTATGGAACTCCCTCATCCGATCCTACACCACCTCCGGCGACTGCGACACGGCGATCCGCTTCTACCGTCGAATGCTCGGGTGCAGAACCCGACCCGATAAGTACACCTTCACCTTCGCCTTGAAGGCCTGCGCCGGCGCCCTCGACTCTGAAACTGGCGCTCTGATCCATCGCGAGATCGCGCGAAGAGGGCTAATCGGCGACGTCTTCATCGCGACCGGCCTTGTCGACATGTACTGCAAATTGGGCATGATTGCGAGTGCGCGGGAGGTGTTCGACTCAATGCCCGTGCTGGATGTCGTCGCGTGGAACGCGATAATCGGCGGATTCTCCCAGAGTGGTAATCCTCGTGAAGCTTTTGCTCTGTTTCGGAGGATGCAGGTCGCCGGCGGGGCGCCCGACTCGGTTTCCATTCTTAACTTGCTTCCTGCTATTTGTGAATACTCTGCTCTTCTCTTGTGCAGGGAAGTTCACGGTCTCGTTATTAGGAGATGCCTTCTCGCTGTTGTTGCTAATGGGTTGGTCGATACTTACTGCAAATGCGGAAGCACTGTCGTTGCCCGCAAGGTCTTTGATAGATTGGCCGGTAGCAGGGATGGCGTCTCTTGGGGAACCATGATTGCCGGTTACGTGTACAACAGCCGGTACAGAGATGCCTTGGAGCTTTTTCAGGAGTCCAGAAGATTGAATGTAAAGTTGAACCGAGTGTCGGTGGTGAGCGCACTCTCTGCTGCCGCAGAAACTGCAGATTTGGACATGGGGATGAGCATCCACAGTTATGCGGTTGAGGAAGGAGTGTACTTCGATGTTGCAGTCAAAACAGCTCTCGTGACTATGTATGCAAAGTGCGGAGAGATGGAGAAAGCAGAATTGCTCTTTGACGGGATACAAAAAAGAGATATTATTGCTTGGTCCGCGATGGTATCGGCATTCGTCCAAACGGGCTGCCCCAGGAAGGCAATATCTCTTTTCCAAGAGATGCAAATGGATGGAATTAGACCCAATAGGGTCACACTAGTTAGTGTTCTCCCAGCTTGTGCAGACTTGCCAGATTTGAACCTCGGCAAAAGCATACATTGCTTTGCCTTGAAATCCAAACCGGACAGAGTCTTGGATGTGTCGTTGGGGACCGCGTTGGTAGCAATGTATGCCAAATGTGGGTCTTTTCGGTCGGCACGTACTCTCTTTGATGGTTTATTGCATAAAGATGTTGTGACTTGGAATGCCTTAATTAATGGTTATGCGCAGGCCGGGGAAGCAGAAAAGGCATTGCAAGTGTTTCATCAGTTGCAATCGATTGGACAGCACCCAGATTCTTGTACAATGGTCGGTGTTCTTCCAGCTTGTGCTCTCTTAAATGCCATTAGGGAAGGTGCTTGCATGCACGGAATGGTTATAAAGTATGGGTTTGAGTCTGACCTTCATGTGAAAAATGCAACCATAGACATGTATGCTAAGTGTGGCGACCTTCCATCATCTGAGACTTTGTTCTTAGAGACCAAGTTTTATGAAGATGTAATTTCATGGAACACCATGATAGCGGGATACATGCACAATGGTCAGGCAAGCGAAGCAATCGCAACTTTTCACCAGATGACAAGCGAGAATATTGAACCCAACTTGGTTTCTGTTGTAAGTGTACTTCCTGCAACTGGATACTTGGCTGCTCTAAAAGAAGGTTTGGCTCTTCACTCCTATGTTATCAGGTTGGGGTTTGAGTCTCATGTACCTGTTGGTAACTGTTTAATTGATATGTACTCTAAATGCGGAAAGCTCGATTATGCCTGCAACTTCTTCAATCAAATGATGTACAAAGATATAGTGTCTTGGAATGTGATGCTTGCTGGCTATGCCTTGCATGGAGAGGCGGAGAGTGCGATCTCGTTGTTTTCACAGGTCAGAGATAGTGGCATAGAGGTTGATGCATTGACCT contains the following coding sequences:
- the LOC109709145 gene encoding pentatricopeptide repeat-containing protein At2g39620-like; this encodes MGRSKGLSSAAASSSTSTPHLSSVDSSHLLRSCRSLRSLLQLHARLVVRGAISADSVRTLLLNAYSSFRRPDSALAVFNSSPDPDAVLWNSLIRSYTTSGDCDTAIRFYRRMLGCRTRPDKYTFTFALKACAGALDSETGALIHREIARRGLIGDVFIATGLVDMYCKLGMIAKW
- the LOC109708754 gene encoding pentatricopeptide repeat-containing protein At3g57430, chloroplastic-like gives rise to the protein MQVAGGAPDSVSILNLLPAICEYSALLLCREVHGLVIRRCLLAVVANGLVDTYCKCGSTVVARKVFDRLAGSRDGVSWGTMIAGYVYNSRYRDALELFQESRRLNVKLNRVSVVSALSAAAETADLDMGMSIHSYAVEEGVYFDVAVKTALVTMYAKCGEMEKAELLFDGIQKRDIIAWSAMVSAFVQTGCPRKAISLFQEMQMDGIRPNRVTLVSVLPACADLPDLNLGKSIHCFALKSKPDRVLDVSLGTALVAMYAKCGSFRSARTLFDGLLHKDVVTWNALINGYAQAGEAEKALQVFHQLQSIGQHPDSCTMVGVLPACALLNAIREGACMHGMVIKYGFESDLHVKNATIDMYAKCGDLPSSETLFLETKFYEDVISWNTMIAGYMHNGQASEAIATFHQMTSENIEPNLVSVVSVLPATGYLAALKEGLALHSYVIRLGFESHVPVGNCLIDMYSKCGKLDYACNFFNQMMYKDIVSWNVMLAGYALHGEAESAISLFSQVRDSGIEVDALTYLGALSACRHAGSVTEGKKIFESMRNNHRLEPHLEHYACMVDLLGRAGQLDDALSLIYTMPLAPDAAVWGALLGACKMHSNIRMGEIALENLSRLEPGNAAQYVVLSNIYAHVGRWTDARKLRAAMSLTGLNKTPGCSWVEIKNAYHAFIVGDQSHPQYESMRNLWNDLQAEMEKMGHVPDTTSVLQNVEEEEKEFFLDTHSERLAISFALLNTEAGTEIQIIKNLRVCGDCHTVTKLVSRITNRRIIVRDSSRFHHFENGICSCRDFW